One Gemmatimonadota bacterium genomic region harbors:
- the hydA gene encoding dihydropyrimidinase, producing MPEFDLVVRGGTVVNPDATLPDTDVGVRNGRIVALGRALGPGREEVDARDRLVLPGAIDAHCHLAQVSSTGLLTSDDFLSGSRSAALGGTTTIVPFAAQHRGQSLRAVVAAYREEARRSMLDYAFHMIVSDPSPTVLDDELPSLVAEGHVSFKVFLTYEALRLDDRQVLQVLDVARRAGALTMFHAEHHEAIAYLTQRLLAEGKVAPKWHPYARPEAVEREATARAIMLAEVAGARIMIVHVSGREALDEVRRAKARGVAVQAETCPQYLSFTRADLDRPGFEGAKLMFSPPARDAESQEALWGGLRDGTIDIFSSDHAPYRYDDVKGKKAHGVDAPFTKIPNGVPAIGVRPAVLFSEGVQQGRLSIERFVQLVASEPARVYGLDARKGRLAPGMDADIAIWDPAREVTVRHAMLGDNMDYSPWEGHRFTGWPVATIARGEVITRDGEVLGAEGRGQFLDRRPWVR from the coding sequence ATGCCTGAGTTCGACCTCGTCGTTCGTGGGGGCACGGTGGTCAATCCCGACGCGACCCTTCCCGACACCGACGTGGGGGTCCGCAATGGCCGGATCGTCGCGTTAGGCAGGGCACTGGGCCCGGGGCGCGAGGAAGTGGACGCGCGCGATCGGCTCGTCCTCCCGGGCGCGATTGACGCGCACTGCCACCTCGCGCAGGTGTCGTCCACCGGCCTCCTCACCTCCGACGACTTCCTCAGCGGGAGCCGTTCCGCGGCGCTTGGCGGGACGACGACGATCGTACCCTTCGCGGCCCAACATCGCGGCCAATCGCTGCGGGCGGTGGTGGCGGCCTACCGTGAGGAGGCGCGCCGGTCCATGCTGGACTACGCCTTTCACATGATCGTGTCGGACCCGTCGCCCACCGTGCTCGACGACGAGCTGCCATCACTGGTGGCCGAGGGGCATGTCTCCTTCAAGGTGTTCCTCACCTACGAGGCGCTGCGCCTCGACGACCGGCAGGTGCTTCAGGTGCTTGACGTTGCTCGGCGCGCCGGGGCACTGACGATGTTCCATGCGGAGCATCATGAAGCCATCGCCTATCTCACCCAACGACTGCTGGCCGAGGGAAAGGTCGCGCCCAAATGGCATCCGTACGCACGTCCGGAAGCGGTGGAACGGGAAGCCACGGCGCGCGCCATCATGCTCGCCGAAGTGGCGGGCGCGCGCATCATGATCGTGCATGTCTCGGGGCGCGAGGCGCTGGATGAAGTGCGTCGCGCCAAGGCGCGCGGCGTCGCCGTTCAGGCCGAGACCTGCCCGCAGTACCTCTCGTTCACGCGGGCGGACCTGGACCGGCCGGGGTTCGAAGGAGCGAAGTTGATGTTCTCCCCGCCGGCGCGCGATGCGGAGAGCCAGGAGGCGTTGTGGGGCGGTCTGCGCGACGGCACGATCGATATCTTCTCGTCGGACCACGCCCCGTATCGATACGACGACGTGAAGGGCAAGAAGGCGCACGGGGTGGACGCCCCGTTCACGAAGATTCCCAATGGCGTGCCCGCGATTGGCGTGCGGCCTGCGGTCCTGTTCAGCGAGGGGGTCCAGCAGGGGCGCCTCTCGATCGAGCGCTTTGTGCAGCTGGTGGCGAGCGAGCCGGCCCGCGTGTACGGTCTCGATGCGCGAAAGGGCCGGCTCGCGCCCGGGATGGATGCCGATATCGCCATCTGGGATCCGGCACGCGAGGTGACGGTTCGGCATGCGATGCTCGGTGACAACATGGACTACTCGCCGTGGGAGGGGCACCGCTTCACGGGGTGGCCCGTGGCGACGATCGCCCGCGGCGAGGTCATCACGCGCGATGGCGAGGTGCTGGGTGCGGAGGGGCGCGGGCAGTTCCTGGATCGGCGTCCATGGGTCCGCTGA
- a CDS encoding dihydrodipicolinate synthase family protein, translating to MITPATRGVFVIAATPFDEGGGLDLASVPTLVDYYLGHGVNGITLLGMMGEANKLTTEESHRLVGAMMQAIGGRVPVVVGVSHPSLVAMRELAHASMMAGAAGVMIAPPTGLRTDDQQFSWFGDCCAALGPDVPVVYQDYPPTTGVFLSASLYLRIAAAYPQVAMLKMEDHPGLDKITRIRAAEGREDVRRTAIVVGNGGLLLPQGLARGADGVMTGFGYPEMLVQVYNRHAAGDVDGAERVYDTYLPLVTYEQQPGYGLAVRKEILRRRGAIRTATVRAPGPRLTPADVAELDRVLARLEARLSGGPDA from the coding sequence GTGATTACCCCGGCCACGCGCGGTGTCTTCGTCATCGCTGCCACTCCCTTCGACGAGGGCGGCGGGCTCGACCTTGCCAGTGTGCCCACCCTGGTCGACTACTACCTCGGTCACGGGGTGAACGGCATCACGTTGTTGGGGATGATGGGTGAGGCCAACAAGCTGACAACCGAGGAATCACACCGGCTGGTCGGGGCAATGATGCAGGCGATTGGCGGTCGCGTCCCGGTGGTGGTGGGAGTGAGTCACCCCTCGCTGGTCGCCATGCGCGAGCTGGCGCACGCGTCGATGATGGCCGGGGCGGCGGGGGTGATGATCGCGCCGCCTACGGGGCTTCGGACGGACGACCAGCAGTTCAGCTGGTTCGGCGACTGCTGCGCCGCCCTGGGGCCGGACGTGCCGGTGGTGTACCAGGACTACCCGCCGACCACGGGGGTCTTCCTGTCGGCGTCACTCTACCTGCGCATTGCAGCCGCCTATCCGCAGGTGGCGATGCTCAAGATGGAGGACCATCCCGGGCTCGACAAGATCACGCGCATTCGCGCGGCGGAAGGGCGCGAGGATGTGCGCCGGACGGCCATCGTGGTCGGCAACGGCGGGCTGTTGCTCCCGCAGGGACTCGCGCGCGGGGCCGATGGGGTGATGACGGGGTTCGGGTATCCCGAGATGCTGGTGCAGGTCTACAATCGGCATGCAGCTGGCGACGTGGACGGGGCGGAGAGGGTGTACGACACCTACCTGCCGCTGGTGACCTACGAACAGCAACCCGGGTACGGCCTGGCCGTGCGCAAGGAGATCCTGCGGCGGCGCGGTGCCATCCGCACGGCGACGGTCCGCGCCCCCGGCCCGAGGCTCACCCCGGCCGATGTCGCCGAGCTGGATCGCGTCCTGGCGCGGCTCGAGGCGCGCCTGTCCGGAGGGCCCGATGCCTGA
- a CDS encoding Gfo/Idh/MocA family oxidoreductase, producing the protein MTRPLGVAFVGSGFNTRFHIQAWRGVRDADVRGVWSPNAKNAASAATLARSLDVGAAKAYKSIAAMVEDPEVDAIWLCGPNQARIENVEEIVDTIRRGKGELKGLACEKPLARNVAEAKAVAKMVASVGLTTGYLENQLFSPHVEAGKALIWARGAATTGRPYLARAAEEHSGPHAPWFWQGTLQGGGVLNDMMCHSALVVQHLLTKPGEPLSTVKPVAVTGHIASLKWSRPTYVAKLKKEMGADYAKAPSEDFASVMIEFETADGQRVIGEATTSWSFVGAGLRLSAELLGPEYSMKWNSLDSGLQLFFSREVKGRAGEDLVEKQNAEQGMMPVVPEEFLAYGYTNEDRHFVRVFQGKEAPRLTFQDGVNVVTTLMTAYQSAEQGKTLAYPPRGIDKFVPAVARGAWKPRG; encoded by the coding sequence ATGACTCGACCTCTCGGAGTTGCCTTCGTTGGCTCTGGTTTCAATACCCGCTTCCACATCCAGGCGTGGCGCGGGGTGCGTGACGCGGACGTGCGAGGGGTCTGGAGCCCGAACGCGAAGAACGCGGCATCAGCGGCGACCCTGGCGCGGTCGCTTGATGTCGGCGCGGCCAAGGCCTACAAGAGCATCGCAGCGATGGTGGAAGATCCCGAGGTGGACGCTATCTGGCTGTGCGGGCCGAACCAGGCGCGGATCGAGAATGTCGAGGAGATCGTGGACACCATCCGGCGCGGGAAGGGGGAGCTGAAGGGGTTGGCCTGCGAGAAGCCCCTGGCGCGCAACGTCGCGGAGGCGAAGGCGGTGGCGAAGATGGTGGCCTCGGTTGGCCTCACCACCGGCTACCTGGAAAACCAGCTCTTCTCGCCGCATGTCGAGGCCGGCAAGGCGTTGATCTGGGCGCGCGGGGCGGCGACCACCGGGCGACCATACCTCGCTCGTGCAGCGGAGGAACACAGCGGGCCCCACGCGCCATGGTTCTGGCAGGGAACGTTGCAGGGCGGTGGCGTGCTCAACGACATGATGTGTCACTCGGCGCTCGTCGTGCAGCACCTGCTGACCAAGCCGGGGGAGCCGTTGTCGACCGTGAAGCCGGTGGCCGTCACCGGGCACATCGCGTCGCTCAAGTGGTCGCGCCCGACCTACGTGGCAAAGCTCAAGAAGGAGATGGGCGCCGACTACGCGAAGGCGCCGTCCGAGGACTTCGCGAGCGTCATGATCGAGTTCGAGACAGCGGATGGGCAGCGCGTGATCGGGGAGGCGACGACCTCCTGGAGCTTTGTCGGTGCCGGGCTGCGCCTCTCGGCGGAACTGCTCGGGCCGGAGTACTCGATGAAGTGGAACTCCCTTGATAGCGGGCTCCAGCTCTTCTTCTCGCGCGAGGTGAAGGGGCGCGCCGGGGAAGACCTCGTGGAGAAGCAGAACGCCGAGCAGGGGATGATGCCCGTGGTGCCCGAGGAGTTCCTCGCTTACGGGTACACCAACGAGGATCGCCATTTCGTGCGGGTGTTCCAGGGAAAGGAGGCGCCGCGGCTCACCTTCCAGGATGGCGTGAACGTGGTGACGACGCTCATGACCGCCTACCAGAGCGCGGAACAAGGGAAGACCCTCGCGTATCCCCCGCGCGGCATCGACAAGTTTGTTCCCGCCGTGGCCCGCGGGGCCTGGAAGCCGCGGGGCTGA
- a CDS encoding GNAT family N-acetyltransferase, with protein sequence MGPLMRIESLPPAARAEATPMLTAAFANDPLMHFLFSDAPVGVSGGIAALMDLAFETRSSRGWPVLGARRAHGQLGGVAYLSLPTPAHALAGTEGSLEPEILRATRERFESAIGAPALARYRSYEQAWTVGAPTRPHHYLGVLGVSPACQGTGVGVALLDAVAAIVDADDSSDGVWLDTENPRNVGFYERRGFRVAAERPLGSVTIWGMWRERASR encoded by the coding sequence ATGGGTCCGCTGATGCGGATTGAGTCGCTGCCACCGGCGGCGCGTGCGGAAGCGACGCCGATGCTGACCGCCGCGTTTGCCAACGACCCGCTGATGCACTTCCTGTTCAGCGATGCGCCGGTTGGCGTGAGCGGGGGCATCGCGGCGCTGATGGACCTCGCGTTCGAGACGCGCAGTTCGCGGGGGTGGCCCGTGCTGGGCGCTCGCCGGGCTCACGGCCAGCTGGGTGGTGTGGCCTACCTCAGCCTTCCTACGCCGGCTCACGCCCTCGCAGGGACCGAGGGCTCACTGGAGCCCGAGATCCTGCGCGCGACGCGCGAGCGCTTCGAGTCGGCGATTGGGGCACCGGCGCTGGCGCGGTATCGCAGCTACGAACAGGCCTGGACGGTCGGTGCGCCGACGCGTCCGCACCACTACCTGGGGGTCCTCGGTGTGTCGCCCGCGTGTCAGGGGACCGGGGTCGGGGTCGCGCTGCTGGACGCGGTCGCGGCGATCGTCGACGCGGACGACAGCTCGGACGGTGTCTGGCTGGATACGGAAAATCCTCGCAACGTCGGATTCTATGAACGGCGGGGGTTCCGGGTGGCAGCGGAGCGCCCGTTGGGGTCCGTGACGATCTGGGGGATGTGGAGGGAAAGGGCAAGCCGATAG